A single Gemmatimonadota bacterium DNA region contains:
- a CDS encoding ATP-binding protein translates to MDDMERPGRIEDLHQLTRLSREFTYARSLDEILDLAVSQSAHLMRSEKAVLLLTDDDGLLRVRASIGVDAEIVERFRQPANEALVSRLRGLLGANLAGGFVGVPLVSHGNVVGLLATVRPDGLPVSEDDEWLLAALADQIAAPLENARLAKQLESSALLAENVRLYEAEHEARVVAEVALREAESARDAALQADTSKTSFLAAMSHELRTPLNAIGGYVELLEMGLRGPITVEQADDLRRIKASQAHLLRLITEVLDFARLGSGHTELHFDDVDLHEILREAEIMTMPQARARGIEYAYEPLDCRVIVRADPHRLQQIVLNLLTNAIKFTEPGGAIRMTCGPVSGGSTGQKRVRVSVQDTGRGIPPDQIDGIWQPFVQVGRKLNHPSEGVGLGLAISRDLARRLGGELSVTSELGRGSEFTLTLPVLRMGQ, encoded by the coding sequence ATGGACGACATGGAACGGCCCGGCCGTATCGAGGACCTCCACCAGCTGACTCGACTCAGTCGGGAATTCACGTACGCGCGATCGCTCGATGAGATTCTCGATCTGGCGGTCTCACAGTCGGCGCATCTGATGCGGTCCGAGAAGGCGGTGCTGCTGCTCACGGATGACGACGGACTGCTCCGCGTGCGTGCGTCGATAGGAGTCGATGCGGAAATCGTCGAGCGTTTCAGACAGCCGGCGAACGAGGCCCTGGTGAGTCGGTTGCGTGGCTTGCTGGGTGCCAACCTGGCGGGTGGCTTCGTCGGTGTTCCGCTGGTGTCGCATGGAAACGTCGTCGGGCTTCTGGCCACGGTGCGGCCGGATGGACTCCCGGTATCGGAAGATGACGAGTGGTTGCTCGCTGCGCTGGCGGACCAGATTGCCGCGCCGCTCGAAAACGCGCGCCTCGCGAAACAGCTCGAGAGTTCCGCGCTGCTCGCCGAAAACGTGCGCCTTTATGAAGCGGAGCACGAAGCGCGCGTCGTTGCCGAGGTTGCGCTTCGCGAAGCCGAATCCGCTCGCGACGCCGCGTTGCAAGCCGACACGAGCAAGACGTCGTTTCTCGCGGCGATGAGTCATGAGCTGCGCACGCCGCTGAACGCAATCGGCGGCTACGTCGAGCTGCTGGAGATGGGATTACGAGGTCCGATCACCGTCGAGCAGGCAGACGACCTCAGGCGCATCAAGGCGAGCCAGGCTCACTTGTTGCGCCTCATAACGGAGGTGCTCGATTTCGCACGACTCGGCTCCGGACATACCGAACTGCATTTCGACGACGTCGATCTGCACGAGATCCTGCGAGAAGCTGAAATAATGACCATGCCGCAGGCGAGAGCGCGGGGAATCGAGTACGCATACGAGCCGCTCGACTGTCGTGTCATCGTGCGTGCCGATCCGCACAGGCTGCAACAGATTGTACTCAACCTTCTCACCAACGCAATCAAGTTCACCGAGCCCGGCGGAGCGATACGCATGACGTGCGGACCCGTGAGCGGTGGATCAACAGGACAGAAACGTGTGCGCGTCTCCGTGCAGGATACAGGGCGCGGCATACCACCCGATCAGATCGATGGCATATGGCAGCCGTTCGTTCAGGTCGGGCGGAAACTCAATCATCCGAGCGAGGGTGTCGGCCTGGGGCTGGCAATCAGCCGGGATCTCGCGCGACGGCTTGGTGGCGAGTTGAGTGTCACCAGCGAATTGGGCCGCGGGTCGGAGTTCACACTCACGTTGCCCGTGCTACGAATGGGGCAGTGA